One Manduca sexta isolate Smith_Timp_Sample1 chromosome 26, JHU_Msex_v1.0, whole genome shotgun sequence genomic region harbors:
- the LOC115454685 gene encoding cuticle protein 19.8 — protein MFSKIVAIGALLAAANAGLLGHGQAVSSQSIVRHDEAVVHAAPVAHYAAPVAHYAAPVAHYAAPVAHYAAPVAHYAAPAAHYDGHDEYAHPKYDFSYSVADPHTGDHKSQHESRDGDAVHGSYSLVQPDGSVRKVDYSADAHNGFNAVVHNSAPAAHPAPAVHVSPAVHAIPVVHAAPVVHAAPVVHAAPAHAVSSQSIVRHDETVVHAAPVAHYAAPVAHYAVPVAHYAAPVAHYAAPAAYYNGHDEYAHPKYDFSYSVADPHTGDHKSQHESRDGDAVHGSYSLVQPDGSVRKVDYSADAHNGFNAVVHNSAPAVHPAAPAHGYHHY, from the exons ATGTTCAGCAAA ATCGTAGCTATCGGCGCTCTCCTGGCTGCTGCCAACGCTGGGCTCTTAGGCCATGGACAAGCCGTCTCTTCCCAAAGCATCGTCCGCCACGATGAGGCCGTGGTACACGCCGCTCCTGTAGCGCATTACGCCGCTCCCGTTGCCCACTACGCCGCTCCCGTTGCCCACTACGCCGCCCCTGTCGCCCACTACGCTGCCCCCGTCGCCCACTACGCTGCCCCTGCAGCCCACTACGATGGTCATGATGAATAC GCACACCCTAAATACGACTTCTCCTACTCCGTGGCTGACCCCCACACCGGCGACCACAAGTCCCAGCACGAGAGCCGCGACGGAGACGCCGTGCACGGCTCCTACTCCCTGGTGCAGCCCGACGGCTCCGTGCGCAAAGTCGATTACTCCGCTGATGCCCACAACGGATTCAACGCTGTCGTACACAACTCCGCCCCGGCCGCACACCCCGCCCCCGCTGTACACGTTTCTCCCGCCGTGCACGCCATCCCCGTTGTACACGCCGCCCCCGTTGTCCACGCCGCCCCCGTTGTCCACGCTGCTCCCGCTC ATGCTGTCTCTTCCCAAAGCATCGTCCGCCATGATGAGACCGTTGTACACGCCGCCCCTGTAGCGCACTACGCCGCTCCCGTCGCCCACTACGCCGTACCCGTAGCTCACTACGCCGCACCCGTAGCACATTACGCCGCTCCTGCTGCTTACTACAATGGCCACGATGAATAC GCTCATCCCAAATACGACTTCTCTTACTCCGTGGCCGACCCCCACACCGGCGACCACAAGTCCCAGCACGAGAGCCGCGACGGAGACGCCGTGCACGGCTCCTACTCCCTGGTGCAGCCCGACGGCTCCGTGCGCAAGGTCGACTACTCCGCTGATGCCCACAATGGTTTCAACGCCGTCGTGCACAACTCCGCCCCGGCCGTGCACCCTGCTGCCCCTGCTCATGGATACCATCATTACTAA
- the LOC115454217 gene encoding cuticle protein-like, translated as MFSKIVAISALLAAANAGLLGHGHAVSSQSIVRHDEAVVHAAPVAHYAAPVAHYAAPVAHYVAPVAHYAAPAAHYDGHDEHAHPKYDFSYSVADPHTGDHKSQHESRDGDAVHGSYSLVQPDGSVRKVDYSADAHNGFNAVVHNSAPAAHPAPAVHVAPAVHAIPVVHAAPVIHAAPIVHAAPVVHVAPAHGYHHYLTINMFSKIVAISAILAAANAGLLGHGHAVSSQSIVRHDEAVAHAAPVAHYAAPVAHYAAPVAHYAAPVAHYAAPAAHYDGHDEYAHPKYDYSYSVADPHTGDHKSQHESRDGDAVHGSYSLVQPDGSVRKVDYSADAHNGFNAVVHNSAPAAHPAPAVHATPVVHAAPVVHAAPVVHAAVPVVHAAPVVHAVPVVHAAPVVHAAPVVHAVPVVHAAHAHAYHRY; from the exons ATGTTCAGCAAA ATCGTAGCTATCAGCGCCCTCCTGGCCGCGGCCAACGCTGGTCTCTTAGGCCACGGACACGCCGTCTCTTCCCAAAGCATCGTCCGTCACGATGAGGCCGTTGTACACGCCGCCCCTGTAGCCCACTACGCCGCCCCTGTCGCCCACTACGCCGCCCCCGTCGCCCACTACGTCGCTCCTGTCGCCCACTATGCCGCCCCTGCTGCTCACTATGACGGCCATGATGAACAC gctCACCCCAAATACGATTTCTCTTACTCCGTGGCCGACCCCCACACCGGCGACCACAAGTCCCAGCACGAGAGCCGCGACGGAGACGCCGTGCACGGCTCCTACTCCCTGGTGCAGCCCGACGGCTCCGTGCGCAAGGTCGACTACTCCGCTGACGCCCACAACGGATTCAACGCCGTCGTGCACAACTCCGCCCCTGCTGCGCACCCCGCCCCCGCTGTGCACGTCGCTCCCGCTGTACACGCCATCCCTGTAGTCCACGCTGCCCCTGTTATCCACGCCGCTCCCATTGTCCATGCTGCGCCCGTTGTCCATGTCGCCCCCGCTCATGGCTACCATCATTACT TAACAATCAACATGTTCAGCAAA ATCGTAGCTATCAGCGCCATCCTGGCCGCGGCCAATGCTGGTCTTTTAGGCCACGGACACGCCGTCTCTTCCCAAAGCATCGTCCGCCACGATGAGGCCGTCGCACACGCCGCCCCTGTAGCCCACTACGCCGCTCCTGTCGCCCACTACGCCGCTCCTGTCGCCCACTACGCTGCCCCCGTCGCCCACTACGCCGCCCCCGCTGCTCATTACGATGGCCACGATGAATAT GCTCACCCCAAATACGATTACTCTTACTCCGTGGCTGACCCCCACACCGGTGACCACAAGTCCCAGCACGAGAGCCGCGACGGAGACGCCGTGCACGGCTCCTACTCCCTGGTGCAGCCCGATGGCTCCGTGCGCAAGGTCGACTACTCCGCTGATGCCCACAACGGCTTCAACGCTGTAGTGCACAACTCTGCCCCTGCCGCGCACCCCGCACCCGCTGTACATGCTACCCCCGTTGTTCACGCCGCCCCCGTTGTACACGCCGCCCCTGTTGTCCACGCCGCCGTTCCCGTTGTCCACGCCGCCCCCGTTGTACACGCTGTCCCCGTTGTACACGCCGCCCCCGTTGTCCACGCCGCCCCCGTTGTACATGCTGTCCCCGTTGTACACGCCGCTCACGCTCATGCCTACCATCGTTACTGA